One genomic window of Solanum stenotomum isolate F172 chromosome 9, ASM1918654v1, whole genome shotgun sequence includes the following:
- the LOC125877162 gene encoding protein transport protein SFT2 produces the protein MQKWFSAGSGGGDDRYVEQQQASSSTPSLLADWNSYASAKSSEESSSTAFIGSFDLESAVRSANDTVSGTFNVVSKGVRDIPGNFQSATSNIPSGKALMHFGLFMATGVFFIFMAFTLFLPVIVLVPQKFAICFTLGCSFIIGSFFALKGPKTQFAHMFSMERLPFTLGFMGSMIGTLYVSMALHSYILSVLFSVIQVLALAYYAISYFPGGSAGLKFLSSSMISSVLKCFGS, from the exons ATGCAGAAGTGGTTTTCAGCGGGCAGCGGCGGCGGAGATGATCGTTATGTTGAGCAGCAACAagcttcttcttcaactccttcTTTGCTGGCTGATTGGAATTCATACGCATCTGCAAAATCATCGGAAGAGAGCTCCAGCACTGCGTTCATAGGCAGCTTCGATCTCGAATCCGCTGTTCGTTCCGCTAACGACACCGTTTCTGGCACTTTTAATGT GGTTTCTAAAGGAGTGAGGGACATTCCAGGGAACTTTCAGTCTGCCACTAGCAACATTCCTTCTGGGAAAGCCCTCATGCATTTTGGTCTATTCATGGCGACTGGagtcttcttcattttcatgGCATTCACTTTATTCCTTCCAGTGATAGTATTGGTGCCTCAGAAATTTGCCATTTGCTTTACTCTTGGATGTTCGTTTATCATTGGGTCATTCTTCGCACTCAAGGGCCCAAAGACTCAGTTTGCTCATATGTTCTCAATGGag AGACTCCCTTTTACGCTAGGATTCATGGGTAGCATGATTGGCACTCTCTACGTTTCCATGGCACTCCATAGCTATATCCTTTCGGTGCTCTTCTCTGTGATTCAG GTTCTGGCATTAGCATACTACGCAATATCTTACTTTCCCGGTGGCTCTGCTGGCTTGAAATTTCTGTCGTCTTCTATGATTTCTTCAGTGTTGAAATGCTTTGGCAGTTGA